The proteins below are encoded in one region of Oncorhynchus masou masou isolate Uvic2021 chromosome 15, UVic_Omas_1.1, whole genome shotgun sequence:
- the LOC135555036 gene encoding interferon a3-like, producing MGSISFWMCLVMMICTWNKTIGCTWMKTLPRSPSMFQVFSNNTITMLQKMGHEVSRGPQITFPDKQYRQVNHFKADEQIAFISHTLNAIKKLFSSGKYESTAWDLKGVDKFMNNLYRQTSELDQCVKAMKTRLSKSVKRVNKKMSLHFKFLKNYLKREDYSASGWEDIRTVVLAHLQRLDTTLSSK from the exons ATGGGTTCAATCAGCTTTTGGATGTGCTTGGTCATGATGATTTGCACCTGGAATAAAACCATCGGATGCACATGGATGAAGACACTGCCTCGGTCTCCGAGCATGTTCCAAGTGTTCAGCAACAACACCATAACGATGCTTCAGAAAATG GGTCATGAAGTCTCTCGAGGACCTCAGATCACTTTCCctgacaaacaatacagacaagTCAATCATTTCAAG GCTGACGAACAGATTGCCTTCATTTCACATACTCTGAACGCTATAAAGAAATTGTTCAGCAGTGGCAAATATGAGTCCACCGCCTGGGACCTGAAAGGAGTTGACAAGTTTATGAATAACCTCTATCGCCAGACCTCGGAGCTGGACCAATGC GTAAAGGCTATGAAAACTAGACTATCAAAATCTGTCAAAAGAGTGAACAAAAAGATGAGCCTTCACTTCAAATTCCTGAAGAATTACTTGAAACGCGAG GATTACAGCGCAAGCGGCTGGGAAGATATAAGGACTGTGGTGCTGGCACACCTACAAAGACTAGACACAACATTAAGTAGCAAATGA